One Streptomyces sp. 840.1 genomic window, ACCGGTCCTGGCCGGCTCCGTACCCGCCGGGGCCGGGCCCGCCTCCTCCAGCGCCTGCTTGCACGCGACCAGGCTCAGACCGGCGAGCCGGTCCAGGTTCTTGGTGCCCTTGCGCCCCAGGTGGTCGGCGGCCCGGAAGCCGGGGACGCTGCGGACCGGACGCGGCGGGTAGGCCGTGTCCCGCCCGGCGGGGTCCGGTTCACCGGCCTCCGCCGGCGCGTAGCCCCGGTTCAGCGCTCCGGCCAGGGACGCCAGTCCGTAGCCCGCGCTGGAGACCACTCCGGCGCCGACGACCGGCAGGGGCTGCACGGGCGCGGCCGTGGTCACAGATACCTCCCGAGAATGGTGATGACGTTGTTCCCGCCGAAGGCGAAACCGTGGTTCTGCACGATCTCCACCCGGGCGTCCCTGCCCACGCCCGGGACACAGTCCACCCCGGGCCCCAGCTCCGGGTCGGTCTCGACCAGGTTGGCGGTGGGCGGCAGGAACCCCTGCTCCAGGGCCGCACAGCAGGCGATCGCACCGAAGCCGCTGGCCGCGCCCATCGTGTGGCCGAGCATCGACTTGATCGAGCTGATCGGCGGCAGCCGGTCCCCGAAGACCTGGCGGACCGCCCGGACCTCCGTCGCGTCGTTGGTCGGCGTACCGGTGCCGTGGGCGCAGATGTAGTCGATCTGCTCCGGTACGACCCCGGCGTTGAGGTGCGCGGCCCTGATGCAGTCCGCGATGCTGTTCGCTTCCGGGTGCACCATGTGGGACGCGTCGCAGTTGGCGGCGTACCCGAGCACCTCGGCGTAGATGCGTGCACCGCGGGCCAGCGCGTGGTCGAGTGGTTCGAGCAGCAGGGCCGCCCCGCCCTCGCCGGTGATGATGCCCGAACGGTTGGCGTCGAAGGGCTGCGGCAGCTCCTGGGCCATGGCGCCCAGCGCGTAGAACCCGGCGTGGGTCAGCCGGTTCACCGAGTCGGCGCCGCCGGCCAGCATGAAGTCGGCCTCGCCCAGGCGCACCATGTCGAAGGCGTAGCCCAGCGCGTAGTTGCTGGCCGAGCAGGCGGTCGGAATGGTCTGGGCATCACCGCTCAGGCCCAGTTCGGCGTTGACGGCTCCCGCGATCTGACCGGCGGGCAGCTGCTCCACCAGGCGCGGCTCCAGGCCCTTCAGGCCCTGCGACACCCACTGGCTGCCCAGGCTCTGCGCGACCGCGGACTCGCCGCTGGTGGTGCCCATGATCGAGCCGGACCGGCCGGCGGAGAGCTGTGCGGGGTCGATACCGGAGTCCTCGACCGCCAGCCGGGAGGCGGCGGCCGCGAGGAGGGCGCTGCGCCCCCACCGCTCGGGGTCGAGGTGCTGAAGGAGGGCGGCCGGGTCGAAGTCGTCGACCTCGGCGGCCTTTCGGCTGGGGAACGGGGTGGCGTCGAAGCTGCGGGCCGGCCCGATGCCGACCCGGCCCGCCCGGAGGGAATCGGCGAAGAGCTCCACGCCGATCCCCACCGGGCTGACCGCTCCGAGTCCCGTGATGACGACTCGGCGCAAGGTCGACTCAGGCATTCCGCGCGCATCCTTCGACGGCGGTCAGCAGCGTCCTGAGCGTGGTGAGGGACTCCAGCTCCTCCTTGGGCAGGACGTAGCCGAGCTCCTTCTCTATTCGGGAGACGACGGTTATGAGGGTCAGCGAGTCGCTGTCGTAGTCCTCGATGAACAGGCCGTCCTCGGTGAGCTCGTCGTCGTCCAGCTCCAGTTCCTCGTTGACGATGTCGATGACACGGATCCGCAGCTCGGCATCCAGTTCCACGGTCTGCACGGTCATGATGGGTCCTTTCGTGAAGAGAAAACGTGAGTGGTCCGCGTCCGCCGGTGATGGTGGGGGGTGCGGGTGGGAGGGGCGGTTGGTGTGGGGGCGGTTGGCGTGGGGGTGTGGGGGTGTGGCGCGTGTGGGGGTGCGGCGCGAGGGATCAGACGCCGGCCGGGACCGGCGGCTTGAGGGTGATGGCGCCTATCTGGGTCAGCAGCAGCAGGTCCTGGCGGAAGCCCCAGTGCTCGACGACCTTGCCGTCCTCGATCCGGTAGATGTGCGTCTGCTCGACGTCCACGTCGGCCCCGCTCGGCGCGAAGCCCAGGAAGTCACCCGTGTGCTTGCCGGTGAAGCGCAGCCGCAGGACGGCCTTGTCGCCCTCGGTGAAGCTGTCCAGCTCCTCCCACGTCGCACCGGCGAAGGCGCTGTGGACCCAGCGGGCGGTACCGAGGTACCCGAGCGGGCCACCCGGGACGCCGGGCTGCGCCTCGTGGTCGACGAAGGAGTCCGCGATGTACTTGAGCGCGGCCTCCTCGTTCAGGTCGTTGAAGACGAGGCCCATGTTGATGGAGAGTTCGAGTGCTTCGCTGCTCATCTGCTTGCTCCTCAATAGTGGGGAAAGGTCCGGGGATTCACCCCCGGAGGTCTGTGGGTCGGCCGGGCCGGCGGGCCCGTGCCTCAGTGGCCGGCGCCCAGGCCGCCGGTGACCGGGATGACTCCTGCGGTCACGTACGAGGCGTCCTCGCCGGCCAGGAAACGCGCGGCCGCGGCGACTTCCTCGGGGGTGCCGGTACGGGCCAGCGCCGTCCTGGCGAGCGCGGCCTGCCGGCGCGCGTCGGTGACGTTCTCGACCATGTCGGTCTCGATCATTCCGGGGGCCACCACGTTGACCGTGATGTTGCGCCGGCCCAGCTCGATCGCGAGGGACCTGGCGAACCCGATCAACGCCGCCTTGGAGGAGGCGTAGTTGGTCTGCCCCGGGGCGCCGGACATGCTGTTGATGGACGACATGTAGATCAGCCGGCCCCAACGGGCCTTGATCATCGCGGGGATGACCGCGCGGGTGACGCTCACGGCCCCCTGGAAGTTGGTCTCCATCACGGCCCGGAAGTCGTCCTCCGGCATCCCGATCAGCAACTGGTCCCGGGTGATACCCGCGTTGGAGACCAGGATCTCCACGGCACCCTGCTGGATCGACACCTCCTGGACCGCGGCCTCGACCTGGGCACTGTCGGTCACGTCGCACCGCACGGCGAAGAAGCCGGGCGGGGGTTCGCCGTTGCGGTAGGTGACGGCGACCTTGTGGCCCTCGGCCGCCAGGGCGCGTGCGGTGGCGAGCCCGATGCCCCGGTTGCCACCGGTGACGAGTACGGAGCGGCTCATGCGGACTTCCTCCTGGTGTCGTCCCACAGGGACGCGAGCCGGTCGCCCGCGCTCTCGGCGTCGGTGAACAGCACCGTCTGCCAGCCGAGCGCCTCGGCACCGGCACAGTTCTGCGGCAGGTCGTCCACGAGCACACAGCGCTCCGGGGGGACGCCCGCCCGCCGCGCGGCCAGTTCGAACATGCCGGGGGACGGCTTGCGGTGGCCCACCTCGAACGAGAGGAGCACGTCGTCCCAGAGCCCGTCGGGCTCGATCATGCGGCGCCAGTACGGGTCCCAGGCGGGCACCATGTTGGAGAGCATCCCGACGAACGCGCCCCGCTCACGGATCTTGCGCAGCTGGGCCAGCCAGGCGTGGTTGGTCTCCCGCCCGTCGAACCAGGCGTCCGCCATCGTGGTGAGCCGGAGCCGCACCCCGTGCTCGGCCTCCAGCACGTCACCGACCTCGCGGAGCCACTCCTCCTCGGTCACCAGCGGGGTGTCGATCGGCAGCATGATGTCGGTCGTGCCGTACCGGGCGGTGACGGTGGCCAGCGCACGGCCCAGGACCACCTGGTCCAGGCCCATCGAGTCACAGAACGTCTTCATCGTGTGGCCGAGCGGCGGGGTGAGCACCCCGCCGAAGTCCGACCAGACGGCCAGTGGGGGCGATGTGGTGTCAGACATGCCAGGTCCTCAGGATCCGTGGAGGTGGGAGACGTCGACGACGGTGACGCTGAGTTCCGCGATCTCCTGGTCGTCCTGGCGGAAGCGGACCCGCACCGTGTGCCGGCCGTCACTCGCGGGCGTCCGCGCGGCCGTCGCGGTCAGGGGCACGTCCAGCTCGGCGAACCGCTGGAACCCGCCCTCGTAGCCGGCGGCGAAGAGGTTCGCGGAGCCGGACGCCGACGCCGGGCCGGGCGCGGCACCCGCCGTCACCAGCGCCAGCTGACGCGCCGCCTCGACCAGGGCCATGGCCGGCAGGTGGTCGTAGGAGTGGTCGAACAGCGCCGGGTTGTCGAACCGCGGCACCACCTGCGCCGTCACGGACTCCGCGGTGAACTCCGGCTCCGTGAGCACGACGTTCAGCGGGTTGTCGCGCCCCACCAGCTCCGGGGCCACGCGCCCGACGACACCGGGCCACTCGGTGAACTCCGAACTGAGCGGGGCCGGGGTACCGCGCTGGGCGTGGCGCAGGATCTCGTTCTCGTCCCCCTTGAGGAAGAGCACGTCCATCGCGTGGTCGCCGACGTGCACGTCCCCCATGAAGATCCGCTGTTCGAGCCGGCCCTTGCGGAAACGGCCGCTGTGCCGGGCGGTCTTGCCGAAGAAGTCGGTGTCGATCCGGGGCTGCCCCGGCTCGCCGCCGACCCGCAGCGCGGACAGGTTCCGCAGCGAGAACTGGAAGGCGTGCACGATGGCGACGGTTCCGGCCGGCACACCGGCGTTGGTGTGGCCACCCGCGATCGAGGCCTGCCGCCCGGCCTCCAGCAGCAGCAGGGAGTCGTGCAGCTTCGGCCTCGGCCGGTGGTCGCTGTAGTAGAGGTGGGTGAGCGGCAGATGGATGCCCGAGGTCACGGCCATCGGACGTACGGTCCTGACGTCCGTGACGAAGACCTCGGATATCGCGGAACGGTGCGCCAGGGAGCGCTCGATGGTGCGCCCGTAGTCGAGAGTGGGCCGCACGTCCGGCGCGGCGTCTTCCAGCACCTGGGTGGTCATCGGATTCCTCCAAACCAGTTCTCGGGGTGATCAGCCGGGCGGTGGGGCGGGCTGGGGCGGGGCCGGTCGGCCGGCCCCGCCCCGCCGGGTGGCGGCTGCGGTCAGGCGACCGGAACCGCCACCGTGCTGTCCTCGGCCGCCTTGTCGCCGGCCCGCTCCGAGCTCCGCCGGATGAGCAGGCCGCTCACCGCGCCGAGCATCACCACGATCACGCCGATCCACAGCGCGGCCTCCAGGCCGTCGGTGAACGCCGAGGCCTGGTCGCCCGAGGTGTTGGCGGCGAACTGGCGGCTGAACACGGTGGTGAGCGCGGCCACACCGAGCGCGCCGCCGAACTCGCGGCTGGTGTTGTTGGCACCGGACGCCTTGTTCTGCTCGTTCTCCGGCACCGCCGAGATCACCGTGGCGGGGTTGCCCGCGAAGACCAGCCCCATGCCGATACCGGCCAGGGCCAGCGCCGGCACCATGGCGCCGTAACCGACGTCCGGCGTGATGACCAGGGCGATCCAGCCGAGGCCGATGCCCTGCAGCGCGCAGCCTGCGGCCTGCAGCACGCCGCCGCCGATCCGGTCCACGAACTGGCTGGCGACGGGCACCACGAACATCGGCGCCAGGGTCCACGGGATGGTGCGCAGACCCGCCTCGAAGGGGGTGTAGCCCATGGGGCCCTGGAGGAACTGGGTGAGGTAGAAGATCGACCCGAAGACACCGAAGTACATCGTGATCGACACCACGTTGCTCAGCACGAACGCCCGCGCCCGGTACAGGTGCGAGGGGATCAGCGGCTGGCTGCTGGACCGCTCGGACACGACGAACGCCACGGCGAGGACCACTGTGAGGGACAGCCCGACCAGGGTGCTGGTGCTGGTCCAGCCGTGGTCGGCGGCCGAGACGATGCCCCAGACGGCCGAGACGACGGAGCCGGTCACCAGGACCATGCTCGGCACGTTCAGGCTGCGCTCCTTGCCCCGGCTCTCCTTGACCGCCCACAGGGCCAGCGGCAGGGCGATGAGACCGACGGGCACGTTGATCCAGAAGATCCAGCTCCACGAGATCTTCTCGGTGACCAGACCGCCCGCGAGCGGACCGGCCGCGATCCCGAGACCGTTGACCCCGCCCCAGACCCCGACGGCCAGATTCCGCTGCGCACGGGAGACGGCGCCCACGGCCAGCGTCAGCGAGACCGGCAGGATGGCCGCCGCGCCCGCGCCCTGGAACACCCGGGCGATGACCAGCGTGACGACCGAACCGGCCATCGCACAGGCCACCGAGGACACGGTGAACAGGGCGATGCCGCCGAGGAACACCCGACGGCGGCCGAAGCGGTCACCGAGCGCCGCACCGGCCAGCAGCAGACCGGCGAAGGCCAGCACGTAGCCGTTCATCACCCACTGCAGCTCGGACTGCTTGACGTCGAAGTCCTTGCCGATCTCCGCCAGCGCGTTGGTGACGACGAGGTTGTCCAGCGAGACCATGAACATGGGCAGAGACGTGGCGATCAGCGCCCAGAGAACGCCGTTGCTCTTGGCTGCGCTCATCGGTTGTTCCCCCTGCTGCTCTCGGAGTTGCGGCTCACGGAGTCGTGGCCGGTGGTGTGGTGCGTGGTGCCGGCACGGGCCACCCGGCGCAGGGTGATCCGGTCCGAGACTTCCCCGGCCAGAACCACCCCGACCTCACCGCTGAGCACGTAGTCGCCGTACGGCGTGACGGCCACGGTCGTCGGGCCGCTGACGGGCCACGGCTCCTCGCGCGAGCGGACGGTGGCGCTGCGCCAGCCGTTCTTCGAGTCCACGACCGTGACGGCGTCGACTCCGCCGGGCGCGCCGACGGCCTCACCGATGGAGTTGGTCACCACGACCAGGGAGCCGTCGGGCCGCAGTGCGAGCCCGTCGGTGCCCACCAGCGGCTGGGAGAGCTTCACCTCGGCCACCTTGCGGCGGGCCGGGGCGTCCGGAGTGATCCGGAACATGGCGCCGTTGTCGTAGCGAAGGGCCAGCAGATAGCCGTCCGGGTGCCACGTGATGCCGTTCAGGCCCACGATGTCCGCGGCGAAGCGGGGGTCGGTCACCACCGGGTGGACGTGGCCGGCGAGGTCGATCCGCTGGAGCGTGGCCGACACGGAGTCCGTGACGTAGATATTGCCGCGCGGGTCGAAGGTCAGGTCGTTGGCGAAGGTGCGCGAGAGCCCCCGGGCGACGTCGATCCGGCGCTGCAGCTTGCCGGTGTCCAGGGCGAAGATCGCCACGCCCGAGGTCGGCGGCTGGTCGCCGACGTCAAGACGCTGGCGGATCCAGAAGTCGCTGTAGGCGACGAGGATGCGGTTGCGCGCGGTGTCCACCCGGACCCCGAGTGTGGACACCATGCCGATGCTGGGTGCCAGCTCGGTGACGGTGCCGTCCAGCCGGACCACCGAGAGGGTGCCCTTCAGGGCGGAGCCGACCAGGAAGGCGCGGCGGGTGGGGTCCCAGGCGACGCCCTCCGGGTAGACGTCGGCCGCCCGGGTGTTGATCACGTCCGGCCCGGTGTGACGGCCGGCGGCGGCCGAGGCGTGGGTGGACGAATTCGCCATGGCGGGGGCCGGAAGGGCAATCGGCGCGATCGCCGTGAGGACGGCCGCGGAGGCGAGCACGGCTCTTAGCGGAATTGCGCGGGACACGGTGTTCCTCTCGTGGTGGGTCGGGGGGAATCGGGAGTACGCGAACGCGGAAGTACGGGAACGCGTAAGTACGGGAAACGGGAATGCGGGAAACGGGAATGCGGTATTACGGGCACGGAGAACTACGGGCTCCGGCTTCGCGACGGTCGTGCGAATGGGCCGTTCGGCGAATGGTTCAACGGGCGGCTGTCGTGGACGGCTGTCGGGAATCCGGGAATCGTGGTGCCGTAACTCGCCATGGCGCGTATTCACTTGCGGTACACCACTGAATCTAGGCCGGTGGCCGCGCGATATGTAGACGACCTAGGGCGTACCGGGACTGTTTCCTTCGAGACATTCCGCAGGCGCGGACGCGGGCGCGCACGACCGAGGGCCGCCACCCGGGATGCGGGTGACGGCCCTCGGCCGTGCGCGGTGGTTCAGCTGTTCAGCGGCTCATGGGCTCAGCGGCTCACGCGATGTGGTCGGCCTCCAGCTCCGCGTGGTAGCGGTTCTTGAAGCCCTGGATCAGCTGGCGGAGCAGTGCGGCGCTGCGCGGGTGCCGCACGTTGTGGCCGTCCGACAGGTGGATGTCGAGGACCTCGATGCTGGGGTACGTGCTGTGCTGCGTCACGAACGCGGCGAAGACCTCGTAGGCGATCTCGCTGAACTCCGCGTCCTCCTGCGCCCACTCCTCGGCCCATTCCTCGGCCGCCTCGGCGACGGGCTGCGCCTCCTGCACGACCTCGGCGGCCTCCGGGGCCCCGGCCGCCTCGTGGACCGGCTGCTGCTGCGACTGCTGAGGCTGCTGGAACTGCTGCTCGGTGCGCGGGCCGGGCACGGCGCCGATCGTGCCGACGTTGCCGAGCGGGCGGGTGCGGCCGGGACCGGTCGGGATCATGACCGGGCCGGGCTCCTGCTCGTCGACGTAGGTCGGGTTGTACGAGCCCTCGTACGCGCCGTCCGGCGACTGCGCCGCGAACCAGGGGCTCTCGTGCGAATCGGGGGCGGGGGTGAGGACCGGGGAGTGCGGCTGGAACGCGCTCTGCCGCTGGGGCTGGAACGCGCTCTGCGGCTGCTGGTGCTGTTGGTGCTGCTGGTTCTGCGGGCCGTCCTGGTGCTGCTGTTGCGGCTGCTGCCCGGCGTACTGCCCCTGGTCCGGGGCGCCGGCGAGCTCGGGCTGCTGGGGCCGGGCCGTGTCGACGGCGGCGGCCGCCGCGGCGGGGGCCGGGGGCAGCAGCACCGGTTCGATGCCGGCGGCGGCGAGCCCGGCCGGGCCGGTGTCGGCCAGCGGGACGCCGTACTTCGCGAGGCGCAGCGGCATCAGGGACTCGACGGGGGCCTTGCGCCGCCAGTTGCGGCCGAAGCGGGCCTGGAGGCGGGCCTGGTAGATCAGCCGGTCCTGTTCGAGCTTGATGACCTGCTCGTACGACCGCAGTTCCCACAGCTTCATCCGCCGCCACAGCCGGAACGTCGGCACGGGCGAGAGCAGCCAGCGGGTGAGGCGGACGCCCTCCATGTGCTTGTCGGCCGTGATATCGGCGATCCGGCCCACGGCGTGCCGGGCGGCCTCGACGGACACCACGAACAGCACCGGGATCACGGCGTGCATGCCTACGCCGAGCGGGTCCGGCCACGCGGCCGCGCCGTTGAACGCGATCGTCGCGGCGGTCAGCATCCAGGCCGTCTGACGCAGCAGCGGGAACGGGATGCGCAGCCAGGTCAGCAGCAGGTCCAGCGAGAGCAGGACACAGATGCCCGCGTCGATGCCGATCGGGAAGACCAGCGAGAAGTTCCCGAAGCCCTTCTCCAGGGCGAGTTCGCGTACCGCGGCGTACGAGCCCGCGAAGCCGATCGCTGCGATGAGCACCGCACCGGCCACCACGAGCCCGATGAGTATTCGGTGCGTGCGTGTGAGCTGCATCGCGGCCACCCGCGATCCCCTTCCCGCTTCTTCGTCTCCGACGCCCGGTCCGGAGGGACGATTTCGAGTTCTGGCGGGCACAGCCTGGCACATGCGTGCGAGCCGCGTTGCGCGGGGAGGGGCGAAGCCCGGCTCTCCGAGGAGGACCGGGCTTCGTGAATCCGCTTCCGGGCTGGGGAGTTGGGGCTCCCGGAGGCCGGGGAAGGTACTACTCGGCAGCCTTGTCGGACGCCTTGGCCGAGGACTTGCCCGTGGCCTTGTCCGTGCTCTTGCCCGACTCCTTGGCCGAGGGCTTGCCGGACGACTTGGGGGCGTCGGGCGATGCGCTCGTCTTCGGGGCCTCGTTGGCGGTGGCGACCGAGGCGACCGCGTCCCGGGCACCCATCTTGGCGCCCGCGGTGATCTTCTCGGCCGACGGAGTCTTCGACCCGGCGTAGCCCGCGCCGTTGTAGGTGAGGGTCACGACGACGTTCCCGGTACGGGCGAGGACCGTCGCGTAGCGGAAGTCCTCACCGGTCTTCTCGAGGTCGTACGTGACCAGGGTCGCCGTCTCGCCGATCCCGCTGACGGGAGCCGTGACGACCTTCTTGGCGCCCTCGGTCGCCTTGACCTTGGCGATCTGCTTCGTCAGGTCGTCGCCGGCCCGGTCGGCACCGCTGCCCAGGGCCTGGTCCGAGGAGAAGCGGGTGAAGCCGGTGTCGAGCCAGCGGTACTGGGAGCCCTTGACGCCGTTGTCGTCCAGGCCGTTCCAGGAGCAGCTGCCCCGGACGGCGGTGTCGCTGGACTTGCCCTGGGTGCCCGCCTTGGTCTTGGCCGAGGGGACCAGGGACTTGACCGTCTTCGCGGTGATCGACTTGCAGGGGTCGGGCAGCTCGGCGAACTTCGCGGCCGCGACCTTGGGCTCCGACTTCGTCGCTTCCGACGAGGGGGACGAGGCCGAGGCCTTGTCCTTGTCGCTGTCGGAGTCCGACGAGCAGCCGGCGACGACGAGCATCACCGGAACGGCGGCGCAGGCGAGTATGCGGGTGAGTCGCGGGGCTGATCGGTGCATGGTTCCTTCACTCGGGTGGCGCGGCGTTCGGGCGGCCGGACGGTCGGTGGACAGGGGACGCGGGCGGTGGTTCCGGAGGGCCACGGTACGACGGACTGCGGCCGGATGCCGCCTCGGCCGGACGGCTCGCGGCCCGTCCGGCCCGCCGGACGGACCGGCCGGGGCGGGGTCACTCGCTGAAGCCGTCGACCAGCTTCCGGCCCAGTGCCTGGGCCTTCTCCTGCAGTTCCTTGCTGTCGGGGATCTCGGTGGAGAGGGCCGGCTGCGCGGTGTACTGGATGGTCACGATGACGTTCGATGTGCGGAATACCACGCTCACGGTGCGGTGCTGTGCGGTGGAACCTGCCCGAGTGAGCAGATCGTCCAGAAATGCACTGTCTCCGAGCGAATCGAGGACGCGCGGCTGAAGGCTCTCGGCGGTGCTGCCGCCCCCGGTGTCCCCGGTGTCCGTGCCGGTCTTCCCGTCCGCGCCGGCGTCGGAGCCCTTGCCCGCGTCCTTGCCCGCGTCCTTGCCCGGCTTCCCGCTCGCGGTCGCGGACGGGGAGTCCGAGGTGTCCGGAGTGCCGCTGTCCGTGCTGCCGGGCAGCGCGGCGGGCAGATCGGCGGCGGCCTCCTTCTTCGCGTACACCTCGCGCGCGCGGTCGTCGTCGCTCACGGACGTGTCGTACGAGACCACCCGCTCGAAGTCGACGAACAGACTGCGGGCACCCTCCGGCGCCTCGGCCTTCCAACGGCAGCCGACCCGGCGGTCGGTGTCGTAGGTGACGGCGGGCGAACCGTCGAACACCTTCTCCTGCTGCGCCTCGGGTAGTTCGGCGGAGCCGGGCAGCAGGTCCTTCAGGGTGGCGGGCGAGACCGAGCGGCAGGCCTCGGGGAGCGTGCGGTACTTGCCCGGAGGCGCGGCGGAGGTGGTCGGGGCGCCGGGCTTGCTGTCGGTGGCGGAATCGCCGGTTCCGGTGCCGCTGCTGCAGCCGACCGCGAGCGCTGCGATGAGCACGGCGCCGGGCGCGTACGCCATTCGTCGCACGTTCCTGGGCTCCCTTCGTGCGAAAAACGGTTGCCGCTCGTCGGCGGCCGATGGACACAATGTGTATCGCACGCGCTGCCGTGGTTGCCGGTCGGCCGATACTTTTGCCGACCTTGGTACCGGTTTTGCGCTTTCAGGCTTTTCGGGGGAATCGAGGAACAATGTCGTACGTAGAGGTGCCGGGCGCCAAGGTCCCCATCCGCATGTGGACGGACCCGGCAACGGTCGAGGACGTCGCGATGCAGCAGCTGCGCAACGTCGCCACCCTGCCATGGATCAAGGGCCTGGCCGTCATGCCGGACGTCCACTTCGGCAAGGGCGCCACGGTCGGCTCGGTCATCGCGATGCACGGCGCGGTGTGCCCGGCGGCGGTGGGCGTGGACATCGGCTGCGGCATGTCCGCGGTCAAGACCTCGCTGACGGCCAACGACCTGCCCGGCGACCTGACCGGGCTCCGGTCGAAGATCGAGCAGGCCATCCCGGTGGGCCGGGGCATGCACGACGACCCGGTGGACCCGGGCCGGCTGCAGGGGCTCCCGTCGACCGACTGGGACGACTTCTGGGGGCGGTTCGACGGAGTCGCCGAAGCGGTCAAATTCCGTCAGGAACGTGCCACAAAGCAGATGGGGACGCTCGGAGCCGGTAACCACTTCGTCGAGTTCTGTCTCGATGAGTCAGGTTCGGTCTGGCTGATGCTGCACTCCGGTTCCCGGAACATCGGCAACGAACTGGCCGCCTTCCATATCGGTGAGGCG contains:
- a CDS encoding beta-ketoacyl synthase, which translates into the protein MPESTLRRVVITGLGAVSPVGIGVELFADSLRAGRVGIGPARSFDATPFPSRKAAEVDDFDPAALLQHLDPERWGRSALLAAAASRLAVEDSGIDPAQLSAGRSGSIMGTTSGESAVAQSLGSQWVSQGLKGLEPRLVEQLPAGQIAGAVNAELGLSGDAQTIPTACSASNYALGYAFDMVRLGEADFMLAGGADSVNRLTHAGFYALGAMAQELPQPFDANRSGIITGEGGAALLLEPLDHALARGARIYAEVLGYAANCDASHMVHPEANSIADCIRAAHLNAGVVPEQIDYICAHGTGTPTNDATEVRAVRQVFGDRLPPISSIKSMLGHTMGAASGFGAIACCAALEQGFLPPTANLVETDPELGPGVDCVPGVGRDARVEIVQNHGFAFGGNNVITILGRYL
- the fabG gene encoding 3-oxoacyl-ACP reductase FabG codes for the protein MSRSVLVTGGNRGIGLATARALAAEGHKVAVTYRNGEPPPGFFAVRCDVTDSAQVEAAVQEVSIQQGAVEILVSNAGITRDQLLIGMPEDDFRAVMETNFQGAVSVTRAVIPAMIKARWGRLIYMSSINSMSGAPGQTNYASSKAALIGFARSLAIELGRRNITVNVVAPGMIETDMVENVTDARRQAALARTALARTGTPEEVAAAARFLAGEDASYVTAGVIPVTGGLGAGH
- a CDS encoding AfsA-related hotdog domain-containing protein; this encodes MTTQVLEDAAPDVRPTLDYGRTIERSLAHRSAISEVFVTDVRTVRPMAVTSGIHLPLTHLYYSDHRPRPKLHDSLLLLEAGRQASIAGGHTNAGVPAGTVAIVHAFQFSLRNLSALRVGGEPGQPRIDTDFFGKTARHSGRFRKGRLEQRIFMGDVHVGDHAMDVLFLKGDENEILRHAQRGTPAPLSSEFTEWPGVVGRVAPELVGRDNPLNVVLTEPEFTAESVTAQVVPRFDNPALFDHSYDHLPAMALVEAARQLALVTAGAAPGPASASGSANLFAAGYEGGFQRFAELDVPLTATAARTPASDGRHTVRVRFRQDDQEIAELSVTVVDVSHLHGS
- a CDS encoding DUF3558 family protein, translating into MHRSAPRLTRILACAAVPVMLVVAGCSSDSDSDKDKASASSPSSEATKSEPKVAAAKFAELPDPCKSITAKTVKSLVPSAKTKAGTQGKSSDTAVRGSCSWNGLDDNGVKGSQYRWLDTGFTRFSSDQALGSGADRAGDDLTKQIAKVKATEGAKKVVTAPVSGIGETATLVTYDLEKTGEDFRYATVLARTGNVVVTLTYNGAGYAGSKTPSAEKITAGAKMGARDAVASVATANEAPKTSASPDAPKSSGKPSAKESGKSTDKATGKSSAKASDKAAE
- a CDS encoding HAD family phosphatase, which produces MSDTTSPPLAVWSDFGGVLTPPLGHTMKTFCDSMGLDQVVLGRALATVTARYGTTDIMLPIDTPLVTEEEWLREVGDVLEAEHGVRLRLTTMADAWFDGRETNHAWLAQLRKIRERGAFVGMLSNMVPAWDPYWRRMIEPDGLWDDVLLSFEVGHRKPSPGMFELAARRAGVPPERCVLVDDLPQNCAGAEALGWQTVLFTDAESAGDRLASLWDDTRRKSA
- a CDS encoding MFS transporter, with product MSAAKSNGVLWALIATSLPMFMVSLDNLVVTNALAEIGKDFDVKQSELQWVMNGYVLAFAGLLLAGAALGDRFGRRRVFLGGIALFTVSSVACAMAGSVVTLVIARVFQGAGAAAILPVSLTLAVGAVSRAQRNLAVGVWGGVNGLGIAAGPLAGGLVTEKISWSWIFWINVPVGLIALPLALWAVKESRGKERSLNVPSMVLVTGSVVSAVWGIVSAADHGWTSTSTLVGLSLTVVLAVAFVVSERSSSQPLIPSHLYRARAFVLSNVVSITMYFGVFGSIFYLTQFLQGPMGYTPFEAGLRTIPWTLAPMFVVPVASQFVDRIGGGVLQAAGCALQGIGLGWIALVITPDVGYGAMVPALALAGIGMGLVFAGNPATVISAVPENEQNKASGANNTSREFGGALGVAALTTVFSRQFAANTSGDQASAFTDGLEAALWIGVIVVMLGAVSGLLIRRSSERAGDKAAEDSTVAVPVA
- a CDS encoding ester cyclase produces the protein MSSEALELSINMGLVFNDLNEEAALKYIADSFVDHEAQPGVPGGPLGYLGTARWVHSAFAGATWEELDSFTEGDKAVLRLRFTGKHTGDFLGFAPSGADVDVEQTHIYRIEDGKVVEHWGFRQDLLLLTQIGAITLKPPVPAGV
- a CDS encoding SMP-30/gluconolactonase/LRE family protein yields the protein MLASAAVLTAIAPIALPAPAMANSSTHASAAAGRHTGPDVINTRAADVYPEGVAWDPTRRAFLVGSALKGTLSVVRLDGTVTELAPSIGMVSTLGVRVDTARNRILVAYSDFWIRQRLDVGDQPPTSGVAIFALDTGKLQRRIDVARGLSRTFANDLTFDPRGNIYVTDSVSATLQRIDLAGHVHPVVTDPRFAADIVGLNGITWHPDGYLLALRYDNGAMFRITPDAPARRKVAEVKLSQPLVGTDGLALRPDGSLVVVTNSIGEAVGAPGGVDAVTVVDSKNGWRSATVRSREEPWPVSGPTTVAVTPYGDYVLSGEVGVVLAGEVSDRITLRRVARAGTTHHTTGHDSVSRNSESSRGNNR
- a CDS encoding phosphopantetheine-binding protein produces the protein MTVQTVELDAELRIRVIDIVNEELELDDDELTEDGLFIEDYDSDSLTLITVVSRIEKELGYVLPKEELESLTTLRTLLTAVEGCARNA
- a CDS encoding DUF2637 domain-containing protein, with the protein product MQLTRTHRILIGLVVAGAVLIAAIGFAGSYAAVRELALEKGFGNFSLVFPIGIDAGICVLLSLDLLLTWLRIPFPLLRQTAWMLTAATIAFNGAAAWPDPLGVGMHAVIPVLFVVSVEAARHAVGRIADITADKHMEGVRLTRWLLSPVPTFRLWRRMKLWELRSYEQVIKLEQDRLIYQARLQARFGRNWRRKAPVESLMPLRLAKYGVPLADTGPAGLAAAGIEPVLLPPAPAAAAAAVDTARPQQPELAGAPDQGQYAGQQPQQQHQDGPQNQQHQQHQQPQSAFQPQRQSAFQPHSPVLTPAPDSHESPWFAAQSPDGAYEGSYNPTYVDEQEPGPVMIPTGPGRTRPLGNVGTIGAVPGPRTEQQFQQPQQSQQQPVHEAAGAPEAAEVVQEAQPVAEAAEEWAEEWAQEDAEFSEIAYEVFAAFVTQHSTYPSIEVLDIHLSDGHNVRHPRSAALLRQLIQGFKNRYHAELEADHIA